From Parasphaerochaeta coccoides DSM 17374, a single genomic window includes:
- a CDS encoding xylulokinase — translation MSKYILAHDLGTSGNKATLFDDEGKMVASAVYPYSMKVFNGNWAEQNPQDWWNAVCYSSRSVLASIPPGKLAGVSFSGQMMGCLCVDCNGEPLHDALIYCDQRSDVQEKKFIEKMGFQNIFTITGHRPSSSYSLTKLLWIKENLPDVYAKTNKVLQAKDYMNFLLTGNMFTDWNDASGTNAFDIRTFSWSQEILDGMGIKGTLFPDAVPSHTVIGRVSKKASEVTGIPAGTPVVVGSGDGGSASMGAASISFGKPYCYMGSSSWVSIALDRPFKDKMDSAFNWAHPVQGMYQPCATMQTAGSAISWFCQTFFGSTEGKDLDHMGALAETSPTGANGLYFLPYLLGERSPWWDSHAQGTFVGMNLNTSFSDFCRSVFEGIAMNLNASLKFMLGAVPDRSLMFIGGGAQGKALRRILADVSGCTVQIPKYLTEATSMGAALLGGVGTGIYKDYSIIEKMNPIVETIEPDMEKHEFYKKHSENMAGAYQSLKQWYPQNMHIG, via the coding sequence ATGAGCAAATATATACTTGCACATGACTTAGGTACATCAGGAAATAAGGCAACACTGTTTGATGATGAAGGAAAGATGGTTGCTAGTGCTGTATATCCATATTCAATGAAGGTTTTTAATGGTAACTGGGCTGAACAGAATCCCCAGGACTGGTGGAATGCGGTATGTTATTCCTCTCGGTCAGTCTTGGCGTCCATTCCTCCGGGAAAGCTCGCAGGAGTTTCTTTCAGCGGTCAAATGATGGGATGTCTCTGTGTTGATTGCAATGGAGAGCCTTTGCATGATGCTCTTATATACTGTGACCAACGTAGCGATGTACAGGAAAAAAAGTTCATCGAAAAGATGGGATTCCAAAATATATTCACTATTACCGGACACAGGCCAAGTTCTTCGTACAGCCTCACCAAGCTTTTGTGGATAAAAGAGAACCTTCCAGATGTATATGCCAAAACCAACAAGGTTCTTCAAGCAAAAGACTATATGAACTTTCTCCTGACCGGAAATATGTTCACAGACTGGAACGATGCATCGGGTACTAATGCTTTTGATATCAGGACATTCTCCTGGTCTCAAGAAATACTTGATGGAATGGGAATAAAAGGAACATTGTTTCCGGATGCCGTACCATCTCACACTGTCATTGGAAGGGTTAGCAAAAAAGCTTCCGAAGTAACGGGAATTCCGGCGGGAACCCCTGTGGTTGTTGGTTCGGGAGATGGCGGCAGTGCTTCTATGGGAGCTGCTTCCATTTCTTTTGGGAAGCCATATTGTTACATGGGGTCGTCTTCATGGGTATCGATAGCATTGGATCGACCATTTAAGGACAAGATGGATTCAGCATTCAATTGGGCACATCCCGTCCAAGGCATGTACCAACCATGCGCGACAATGCAGACGGCGGGAAGCGCGATATCTTGGTTTTGCCAGACGTTTTTTGGATCTACGGAAGGAAAGGATTTGGATCACATGGGCGCACTTGCGGAAACATCTCCCACTGGAGCCAATGGACTGTATTTCTTACCCTATCTCCTTGGCGAAAGATCTCCATGGTGGGATTCGCATGCTCAAGGGACTTTTGTCGGGATGAACCTGAATACATCTTTCTCTGATTTTTGTCGCTCGGTCTTTGAAGGTATAGCTATGAATCTCAATGCTTCCTTGAAATTCATGCTTGGGGCTGTTCCTGACCGTAGCCTCATGTTCATTGGCGGTGGAGCCCAGGGAAAAGCTCTCCGCAGGATACTTGCGGATGTTTCTGGCTGTACTGTTCAGATTCCTAAATATCTCACTGAAGCCACAAGCATGGGAGCTGCCCTGCTCGGTGGCGTCGGGACGGGAATCTATAAAGATTATTCTATCATCGAAAAAATGAATCCTATTGTGGAAACCATTGAGCCTGATATGGAAAAACATGAGTTCTACAAGAAACATTCAGAAAATATGGCAGGTGCTTACCAGTCTTTGAAACAGTGGTATCCACAAAACATGCATATTGGCTAG
- a CDS encoding sigma-54 interaction domain-containing protein — protein sequence MLEAVCSPEGRKKNGVMIDMENNILRENSSISLDGTKHAFQEEPRSAEVSSVREIVSASWLRCRRNGMNPHTTMLQSISSEILAEKKKIFREMTKAALPHLHKLFKLFGNEKAFILLVDADSVVLEYLYAENGSVATYVPDAGDLFSEDSAGTNAIALSLMTDSLSYVQGCEHWLEKYYDIMSVAAPLHVNDGVVGTIALVWLKSAEQNLSLALSLVESTVYGIERESMIQNLLSAQTLVVTQQRMVLDFVDTGLIAISKNGEIRQINQQALTIFHEKGIWEGRGIAELVNSPGNFFDLLCNTPVLEEHDVPVHIGDIYIHVAFSTFIMKANQVDIWMIIRCREFRTVKKLMNKVSHNVAYYSFEDIISEADTMKEPLKLAKLASKATSNVLVTGETGTGKELLVQSIHNGGSRRGKPFVAINCGVVSRELIRSELFGYEGGAFTGAKSTGSMGKFELADGGTLFLDEIGEMPADVQAVLLRVLQTHQVTRVGGKYPIPVDVRVIAATNRDLEQDVRDNFFRGDLYYRLNVLSIILPPLRERGKDIQLLADFFVEKYVEEKDGISIKISPEVYDVFDGYPWPGNIRELENVIHRAILLSEDGIVRRHHLPTNLQAWWNGNKEQKLIYCQADLPKIDDMKAVLVRNALKDFSGNVKKVASYLNLSRGTVYNMMKKYGFDGDTYRDMTRK from the coding sequence ATGCTTGAAGCGGTTTGTTCTCCTGAAGGAAGAAAAAAGAACGGGGTAATGATTGATATGGAGAACAATATCTTGCGTGAAAATAGTAGCATTAGTTTGGATGGAACAAAGCATGCATTTCAGGAAGAACCCCGGAGCGCTGAAGTGTCTTCTGTTCGTGAAATAGTCTCTGCATCCTGGTTAAGATGTCGCAGGAATGGGATGAATCCACATACTACTATGCTTCAATCAATATCTTCTGAAATTCTAGCGGAAAAGAAAAAGATATTCAGAGAGATGACTAAGGCAGCCCTTCCCCATCTCCATAAACTGTTCAAACTTTTTGGGAATGAAAAAGCATTCATTCTCTTGGTCGATGCTGATTCAGTGGTGCTTGAGTATCTCTATGCGGAAAACGGTTCCGTAGCAACATACGTGCCTGATGCTGGAGACTTGTTCTCGGAGGACTCTGCGGGAACAAATGCTATCGCGCTCTCATTGATGACTGATTCTCTTTCATATGTACAAGGATGTGAACACTGGCTTGAGAAATACTATGATATTATGTCTGTTGCCGCGCCTTTACATGTAAATGATGGTGTCGTGGGAACAATTGCCTTGGTATGGCTTAAATCAGCGGAGCAAAATCTCAGCCTTGCTTTATCACTGGTTGAATCGACCGTTTATGGTATAGAACGGGAAAGCATGATACAGAATCTTCTGAGTGCCCAAACGCTCGTGGTAACACAACAGAGGATGGTTCTTGATTTTGTAGATACCGGGCTGATAGCCATTAGTAAAAACGGAGAAATTCGTCAGATTAACCAACAAGCTCTGACCATTTTCCATGAAAAAGGAATATGGGAAGGGCGGGGGATCGCAGAACTGGTGAATTCACCTGGAAATTTTTTTGATCTGCTTTGTAATACACCAGTTTTGGAAGAACATGATGTTCCCGTTCACATCGGAGATATCTACATCCATGTGGCATTCTCCACATTTATCATGAAGGCGAATCAAGTGGATATCTGGATGATCATCAGGTGTCGAGAGTTTCGTACTGTGAAAAAACTGATGAACAAAGTGTCTCATAATGTGGCTTATTATTCTTTTGAAGATATAATCAGCGAAGCGGATACCATGAAAGAACCGCTCAAACTGGCCAAGTTAGCGAGTAAGGCAACATCGAATGTCCTTGTCACTGGAGAAACGGGAACAGGTAAGGAACTTCTTGTACAGAGCATCCATAATGGCGGTTCTCGACGGGGCAAGCCCTTTGTTGCCATCAATTGCGGAGTTGTTTCACGAGAACTAATTCGCAGCGAACTTTTTGGGTATGAAGGGGGAGCGTTTACAGGAGCGAAAAGTACCGGCAGTATGGGTAAGTTTGAGCTTGCGGATGGAGGTACTTTGTTCTTGGATGAAATTGGGGAGATGCCGGCCGATGTCCAGGCGGTGCTTCTCCGTGTCCTTCAGACGCATCAGGTTACACGTGTGGGCGGTAAATATCCTATTCCTGTCGATGTTCGTGTCATCGCTGCGACGAACCGGGATCTTGAGCAAGATGTTCGCGATAATTTTTTTCGGGGAGATTTGTATTATCGACTGAATGTTCTCTCCATAATCCTTCCTCCTTTACGGGAAAGAGGAAAGGACATACAGTTGCTTGCTGATTTTTTTGTAGAAAAATACGTGGAAGAAAAAGACGGTATAAGTATAAAGATTTCTCCGGAAGTCTACGATGTTTTTGATGGTTATCCATGGCCGGGAAATATAAGGGAATTGGAGAACGTTATTCATCGTGCGATTCTGCTTTCCGAGGATGGTATTGTCAGGAGACACCATCTTCCGACAAATCTTCAAGCGTGGTGGAATGGTAACAAAGAGCAGAAACTTATTTATTGTCAGGCTGATTTGCCAAAGATTGATGACATGAAAGCTGTGCTGGTTCGGAATGCTTTGAAGGACTTTTCAGGGAATGTGAAAAAAGTGGCATCCTATCTGAATCTCTCTAGAGGAACAGTCTATAATATGATGAAAAAATATGGTTTTGATGGCGATACATATAGGGATATGACAAGGAAATGA
- a CDS encoding ABC transporter permease, whose protein sequence is MLNGNGIRKKLYSFQELNLLVIVIVLMVFLSFVTKNFLTLMNLENLVRQTAINGIISLGMTFIIMSGGIDLSVGSILGIASIVVSKFLVGGMPTFPAFIVTLAVAAFLGAVNGLVIHYGKIPPFVATLGMSQAARGIVMLLSNARMVAGLPKKFTEFAQNHFLGIPNLFFVWLVIILITYIITSRTTFGRNVFAVGSNREAARLSGISIPKVTIMVYLIGGLLAGIAGILMTSRLGNGIPTAGQGYETDAIASAVVGGASLSGGAGTILGTVLGAMLISVIQNGGNLLGINPFILQIVIGVLIVASVWIDQSRKS, encoded by the coding sequence ATGCTTAATGGAAATGGTATCAGAAAAAAATTATATAGTTTTCAAGAGTTGAATTTATTGGTCATTGTCATCGTGCTTATGGTTTTTCTCTCATTTGTGACTAAAAATTTTCTTACTCTGATGAATTTAGAGAATTTAGTCCGTCAGACAGCGATAAATGGTATCATCTCGCTTGGTATGACTTTCATCATCATGTCAGGGGGCATCGACTTGTCTGTTGGTTCAATTCTTGGTATCGCAAGCATTGTGGTTTCCAAGTTCCTGGTTGGAGGAATGCCAACTTTTCCGGCATTTATCGTTACTTTGGCTGTAGCAGCTTTTTTGGGAGCTGTAAATGGTCTGGTAATTCACTACGGCAAAATTCCTCCGTTTGTAGCGACTCTTGGAATGTCACAGGCTGCGCGTGGTATTGTAATGCTTCTGTCTAATGCCCGTATGGTTGCCGGGTTGCCCAAAAAGTTTACTGAATTTGCCCAGAATCACTTCTTGGGGATTCCTAATCTTTTTTTCGTGTGGCTGGTCATCATTCTGATTACATACATCATTACTTCCCGGACAACATTTGGAAGAAACGTTTTTGCCGTGGGGAGCAACCGGGAGGCTGCCCGCCTGTCCGGTATCAGCATTCCGAAAGTGACCATTATGGTTTATCTGATTGGCGGCTTACTTGCTGGGATTGCAGGTATCTTGATGACTTCTCGCCTGGGAAATGGGATTCCTACGGCAGGGCAAGGGTATGAGACGGATGCCATAGCTTCAGCGGTTGTCGGTGGAGCCAGTCTGAGTGGTGGCGCCGGAACCATCCTTGGAACAGTCTTGGGTGCAATGCTCATTTCTGTAATTCAAAATGGGGGGAACTTGCTCGGTATCAATCCTTTCATTCTCCAGATTGTCATTGGCGTGCTGATTGTTGCTTCCGTATGGATTGACCAGAGCAGAAAGTCATAA
- a CDS encoding sugar ABC transporter ATP-binding protein — protein MNDGTLLQLKNISKSFPGVKALDNVSFSICPGEVHGLVGENGAGKSTIIKIIMGVYQRDGGEMLLDGEDYSPHNVIDSGKVGLSTVYQDLNLATHLSIGENFFMGDFPKKKTGLIDWDKVHGDARAILEDLHINVDTRLKITELSPAVQEMVAIAKAVHGKARLVVFDEPTALLSNEEVDILFSIIRKLKSEGVAILYISHRLEEIFRVCDTVTVFKDGRHVKTLPAKETNQEDLIALMVGRALTNMYDIEHHVSDKEVLKVANFSRAKAFDDISFSVNAGEIFGMFGLVGSGRTEVVRAIFGADPKDKGDVFLNGKQLQIEKPLDAISAGIGLVPEDRKQQGLAMSLSVKKNINLASYKSISRFSFINSKKEQQRALLYQNRLRIKTPHVDQIVKNLSGGNQQKVVISKWLCGKSQVFIFDEPTVGVDVGAKQEIYQLIESLTKDGHAIIIISSYLPEVMGLSDRIGVFHEGKMGRIVPREDFEEEKLLRYASGLK, from the coding sequence ATGAATGATGGGACTCTTTTACAACTTAAAAATATTTCAAAGAGCTTTCCGGGAGTAAAAGCCCTGGATAATGTAAGCTTCTCTATCTGTCCGGGGGAAGTTCATGGATTAGTGGGTGAGAACGGGGCAGGAAAATCAACAATCATCAAAATCATCATGGGGGTTTATCAACGTGATGGTGGTGAAATGTTGCTGGATGGAGAAGATTATTCACCTCACAATGTCATTGACTCGGGGAAAGTGGGGCTGAGTACAGTCTATCAGGATTTGAATCTGGCAACGCATCTCTCCATCGGAGAAAATTTCTTCATGGGAGATTTCCCAAAGAAAAAAACTGGATTGATTGATTGGGACAAAGTTCATGGGGATGCTCGCGCAATATTGGAAGATTTACATATCAATGTTGATACCAGGTTGAAAATCACAGAGCTTTCTCCCGCTGTACAGGAAATGGTTGCAATCGCCAAGGCAGTCCATGGAAAGGCACGCTTGGTTGTTTTTGATGAACCCACCGCGTTGCTGAGCAACGAAGAAGTCGATATCCTTTTTTCCATCATCAGAAAATTGAAATCTGAAGGGGTAGCCATCCTCTATATTTCACATCGGTTGGAAGAAATCTTCAGGGTTTGTGATACTGTCACGGTTTTCAAAGATGGTAGACATGTAAAAACTTTGCCCGCGAAGGAAACCAACCAAGAAGATTTAATTGCGCTTATGGTCGGTCGCGCTTTGACCAACATGTATGATATTGAACATCATGTCTCTGATAAAGAGGTTCTGAAAGTAGCGAATTTTTCCAGGGCAAAAGCTTTCGATGATATTTCCTTCTCAGTCAATGCTGGAGAAATATTTGGAATGTTTGGTCTGGTCGGTTCAGGAAGAACGGAAGTCGTCAGGGCAATTTTTGGAGCGGATCCCAAAGATAAAGGGGACGTGTTCCTCAATGGTAAACAACTTCAGATTGAGAAACCTCTTGATGCAATATCAGCAGGAATCGGATTGGTACCGGAAGACAGGAAGCAACAAGGATTGGCGATGTCTTTGTCCGTCAAGAAAAATATCAACCTTGCTTCATATAAAAGTATTTCACGCTTCTCCTTTATAAATAGCAAGAAAGAGCAGCAGCGCGCCCTTCTTTATCAGAACAGGCTTCGGATCAAGACACCACATGTTGACCAGATAGTGAAGAATCTATCCGGTGGTAACCAGCAGAAAGTAGTCATCAGCAAATGGCTGTGTGGAAAAAGTCAGGTTTTTATTTTTGATGAGCCGACCGTCGGCGTTGATGTAGGAGCGAAACAGGAAATTTATCAATTGATTGAGAGTTTAACGAAAGACGGACATGCGATAATCATCATTTCTTCTTATTTGCCGGAAGTTATGGGTCTTTCAGATAGGATAGGAGTTTTTCATGAAGGGAAAATGGGGCGGATAGTCCCTCGTGAAGACTTTGAGGAAGAAAAACTCCTGCGTTATGCATCAGGGTTGAAATAA
- a CDS encoding ABC transporter substrate-binding protein, with protein MKKVLKKVALVCLVGMIAMGSLMAQGRGEQAASGPKNQKPYNIAVIIKATDSDFWQYLLVGALNYAVEHPDVVKVTTYGPPSEADIDRQVTILENVISTNPDAIVISSTSSDATVPALEKAYAAGIKIITVDNKVNTDKVHTFLATDNVLGGSLAADKMVEYFKKNDIPTQGRKVAIVDAMAGVQVLTVRTNGFINRMKQIAPEIEIIAPRYVDNDILKAMNVTNDLITTHGDSLIGIFGNNNHSADGVARSVAERNLGNKIIVTAYDSDPEEVAAIKSGVVKAIMVQDPYGMGYKGVDFAVRAIEGATLPEYVDTGVVIVEQHNVNDSAVQGILDPFTMKKY; from the coding sequence ATGAAGAAAGTGCTGAAAAAGGTTGCGCTTGTGTGTCTGGTTGGAATGATTGCCATGGGTTCCTTGATGGCGCAGGGGCGTGGAGAACAGGCTGCTTCCGGGCCAAAAAATCAGAAGCCTTATAACATTGCCGTTATAATCAAGGCAACGGATTCCGATTTCTGGCAGTATTTGCTTGTTGGAGCGCTGAACTATGCTGTCGAGCATCCGGATGTTGTAAAGGTCACAACGTATGGACCTCCATCTGAAGCAGACATTGATCGTCAGGTTACGATTCTTGAGAACGTGATTTCTACTAATCCTGATGCAATTGTCATTTCTTCAACAAGTTCTGACGCGACAGTTCCGGCGCTTGAAAAAGCATATGCCGCAGGAATCAAAATCATCACTGTGGATAATAAGGTCAACACGGACAAGGTGCATACTTTTCTTGCTACTGACAACGTTCTTGGTGGTTCTTTGGCAGCAGACAAGATGGTTGAGTATTTCAAGAAGAATGACATCCCGACACAAGGAAGGAAGGTTGCCATTGTCGATGCAATGGCAGGTGTCCAGGTTCTTACTGTCAGGACAAATGGATTTATCAATCGCATGAAGCAGATTGCTCCAGAAATTGAAATCATCGCGCCTCGTTATGTCGATAATGATATCTTGAAGGCGATGAATGTCACCAATGATTTGATTACGACTCATGGGGACAGTTTGATTGGTATTTTTGGCAATAATAACCACTCGGCGGATGGTGTTGCCCGCTCTGTCGCGGAAAGGAACCTTGGCAACAAGATTATAGTCACGGCTTATGATTCTGATCCTGAAGAAGTTGCCGCCATCAAGAGTGGCGTTGTAAAAGCCATCATGGTACAGGATCCATATGGTATGGGATACAAAGGAGTTGATTTCGCTGTACGTGCCATCGAAGGAGCGACATTGCCGGAATATGTTGATACCGGAGTTGTCATTGTTGAGCAACACAATGTAAATGATTCTGCCGTTCAGGGTATCTTGGATCCGTTTACAATGAAAAAATATTGA